The genomic window CGGGCAACGATCACTACGCCGCGGTCGACGAGACCGGCGACCTCATGGCCGTCGGGCGGGAGGCGTGGGCGACCGGCGGCCCGGCTCCCGATCGGCCGGGCGGGATCGACCTCTACGACGTGAGCGATCCTTCGGAGCCGGTACACCGCGGGTCGATCGACCCCCCGCGGACGACCGACGAGTCATACGGCGGGGGCACGTGGACGACATCGCACAACTTCGAACTGCGCGACGACCGACTCTACTCGTCGTGGTATCGCGCCGGCGTGAAGATCCACGACGTGAGCGATCCCGCTGACCCCGAGCAACTCGCGTGGTGGCGCGACCCCGCCGAGACCGGCTTCTGGACGGCTCGGGTCCTCGAGCCCGGCGAAACGTTCGTCGCGAGCAGTACCGAGGCGATTCGGAACACGTCGATCAAAGGGGCGCTCTATACCTTCCCGATCGAAGCGGGCGAACAAACCGATCCGCCGTCGCTGCAGGAGCCCGGCGGCTGGGGGGCCGACAGTAACGGGTCGAACGAGACGAACGGGGCTGCCAACGAAACCGAAGCCGACGGGGGCGACGACTCGATTCCCGGGTTTACCGCCCTCGGTGGCCTCGCCGTCGGTGGGATGGGACTCGAGTGGCTGCGCCGGCGCGGAAACGTTCAGGATTAATCCGTGGAATTTCGGCGGCGTGACCGAACTTATACACCGTTCGAGTGCCTAGCACGGGGCATGACTGACTCCGAGGACGAGGCGTCGCTGAAAGAACGCGTCGAGCAGTGGATGGCCCGGGAGATGCCGATTATCCAGATGCACGGCGGGACCAGCGCAGTGCGGGCGGCCGACGCCGAGACCGGCGAGGTCATCATCGAACTCGGCGGCGGCTGCAAGGGCTGTTCGGTCAGCGACGTGACGACGGGCAACATCGAAGCCGAACTCATCACGTGGCCCGAGATCGACGAGGTCACCGTCCGCGTGCCCGACGCGCGCGACAGCCTCGGCGGCCCCGACCAGCCCGAAACCATCATGGGCGTCGACCGGACCGAGGGCGGTCGCGGCGACTGGGGCTCGTCGAACCCGGGCAAAGACCACCTCTGAGTCCGCTGGGAAATCGCCGTTCGCGGCTGCACGCCGCGTGGCCCTCGTTGACAGGGTCGGAGAGTTTTGGCAAGTCCTATATCCTTTTACGCGCCCGTTACGGACATCAGATATCATGACGACGAGTAGACGCCCGCAGAAAGGAGGTGTCGATGATGGGTAACCCGCCAGCGGACGGCGACGAGGACGACCCCGACGCCGAGACCGACGGCGGCCTCCGAGCCTATACCGTCAGGCTCGAGCTCGTCGACGAACCCGGCGAGTTGCTCCGCGCGCTCGCCCCGATCGCCGACAACGGCGGCAATCTGTTGAGTATCCACCACGAGCGCGGCAACATCACGCCGCGCGGCCACATCCCCGTCCAGGTCGATCTGGAGTGTCCCCCCGATCGGTTCGACGACGTCGTCGAGGGGCTCCGCGGTGCCGGCGTCAACGTGATTCAGGCCGGCGCAGAGCACTACGGCGAGGAGATAAACGTCGTACTGGTCGGCCACCTCGTCGAAACCGACCTCTCGAATACGCTCTCCCGCATCGAGGACGAAGCCGACGCCGTCGTCCTCGACCTCTCGCTCGCCGCGCCCGAAGGGACCGGCGGCATCTCGAGTGCGCGCGCCCGACTCGCGATCGACTCCGGCCGGTCGTCGGAAGCGCTCGCGGCGATCCGCTCGATCGGGACGGACAAGGAACTGACCGTCGTCGAACCCCTGCTCGGAGGTGACGCCTGATGAAACTCGCAATCCTCGGTGCCGGTGATGTTGGTCGCTCTGTGGCCGATCTCGCCGGCGAATACGATCACGAGGTCGTCGCGCTCGCCGACTCGACTACCGCGACGGTCAATCCGAACGGAATCGCCGTCGACGACGCCCTCGAGCGCAAGGTCGGCGACGAAGCCCTCGGCCCCGGCGTCCCAGAAGACGTCTTCGAGATGGAGTACGACGTGCTGGTCGAGGCGACGCCGACGACGCTGGGCGACGCCGAACCCGGCTTCTCGCACGTGAAACGCGCACTCGAGGCCGACCGCCACGTCGTCCTCGCGAACAAGGGCCCGGTCGCCGAACGCTACGAGGAACTCCGCGCGCTCGAGGCCGACAGCGCGGGCTCGATCCGGTTCGAAGCGACCGTCGGCGGCGCGATTCCAGTGCTCTCGACGGTCGAAGACTGCACGCCACAGGCCGTCACCGCGGTCCGGGGCGTGCTCAACGGCACGGCGAACTTCATCCTCACCCGGATGGCCGCCGAGGGACTGGACTACGAGCACGTCCTCGCGGAGGCCCAGGATCTGGGCGTCGCCGAGGCCGACCCCACCTTCGATGTCGACGGGACCGACGCCGCGCTCAAGTTCGTCATCCTCGCGAACGTGCTCGCTGACGGCGGGTTCTCGCTCGAGGACGCGACCGTCGAGGGTATCCAGGACATTCCGGGCAGCGCGCTCGATCTCGCCGCCGAGGACGGCCGCACGATTCGGCTCATCGGCGAGGCGACCCGCGACGGCGTCCGCGTCGGCCCGCGGCTCGTCCCCGAGAACGGGGCCCTCGCAGTCACGGGCACGCGTAACATCGTCCAGATCGAAACTCGCAACGCCGGCTCCCTGCACTCGAGCGGCCGCGGTGCCGGCGGTCCGGAGACGGCGACGGCGGTCCTCTCCGACGTCGGCCGACTGCCGCCGCTGTAACCCGCGATCGTCGTTTCTTTCGTCATCGTTCTCCGACCGCGCCGTTGCACTGGAACGTTCCGGAGTGTGTGAATGCTAGCCAAACCGCAAGAAGGCGTCGGGGTAGACCGAATACGCTTTCGAAATGGTTTTAACCGCAACGAGCCAAAGAGACCGATATAAGCGCCTCTGCGCGTGAGCTACAACAATGAGCGACCAACACCAGAACCTGGCCATCATCGGTCACGTTGACCACGGGAAGAGTACGCTCGTGGGACGACTCCTCTACGAGACGGGGAGCGTACCCGAGCACGTCATCGAACAGCACCGCGAAGAAGCAGAAGAGAAGGGCAAGGGCGGCTTCGAGTTCGCCTACGTCATGGACAACCTCGCCGAGGAGCGAGAGCGCGGTGTCACCATCGACATCGCCCACCAGGAGTTCTCCACCGACGAGTACGACTTCACCATCGTCGACTGTCCTGGTCACCGCGACTTCGTGAAGAACATGATCACGGGCGCATCCCAGGCGGACAACGCCGTCCTCGTCGTCGCCGCTGACGACGGTGTCGCGCCCCAGACCCAGGAGCACGTCTTCCTGGCTCGAACCCTCGGTATCGACGAGCTCATTATCGGCATCAACAAGATGGACATCGTCGACTACGAAGAGTCGACGTACGACGAGGTCGTCGAGGAAGTCAACCAGCTGCTCAAGCAGGTCCAGTTCAACACCGAGGACGCCTCGTTCATCCCGATTTCGGCCTTCGAGGGCGACAACATCGCCGAGGAGTCCGACAACACGCCGTGGTACGACGGCGAAATCCTGCTCGAGGCCCTCAACAGCCTGCCGGAGCCGGAGCCACCGACGGACGCGCCGCTCCGACTCCCGATTCAGGACGTGTACACCATCTCCGGTATCGGTACCGTCCCCGTCGGCCGTATCGAGACCGGTCTCCTGAACACCGGCGACAACGTCTCCTTCCAGCCCAGCGACGTGGGCGGCGAAGTGAAGACGATCGAGATGCACCACGAAGAGGTGCCCAAAGCAGAGCCCGGTGACAACGTCGGATTCAACGTCCGCGGCATCGGCAAGGACGACATCCGACGCGGTGACGTCTGTGGCCCCGCCGACGACCCACCGAGCGTCGCCGAGACGTTCCAGGCCCAGATCGTCGTCATGCAGCACCCCAGCGTGATCACGGCCGGTTACACGCCGGTCTTCCACGCCCACACCGCACAGGTCGCCTGTACGATCGAGTCCATCGACAAGAAGATGGATCCCTCGAGCGGCGAGGTCGCCGAGGAGAACCCCGACTTCATCCAGTCGGGTGACGCTGCTGTGGTCACCATCCGACCGCAAAAGCCCCTCAGCATCGAGCCGTCCAGCGAGATCCCCGAACTCGGGAGCTTCGCCATCCGCGACATGGGTCAGACCATCGCCGCCGGAAAGGTCCTCGAAGTTCACGAGAAAGAATAAATGCAGCAAGCACGCGTTCGACTCGCGGGCACGAGTCCAGACGACCTCGACGACATCTGTGACGACGTCCGCGAGATCGCGAACAACACCGGCGTCAACCTGAGCGGTCCGATCCCGCTGCCGACGAAGACCCTCGAGGTGCCGACCCGGAAGTCGCCCGACGGCGAGGGCACTGCGACGTGGGAGCACTGGGAGATGCGCGTCCACAAGCGCCTGATCGATCTGGACGCCGACGAACGCGCACTCCGACAGCTCATGCGCATTCAGGTGCCGAACGACGTTTCGATCGAGATCGTCCTCGAAGACTGACGGTCGCGGTCGCGACTCGAAGTGGCGTTATTTACCGTTTTTACCGCGTCTCGAGCACTGGTTCCAGCCGTGGCTATGCGATTCGAATAGTTCGTGAGACATGCGCGAGGAGCATCGACCAGATAGCTCGCTCCCCGTCTCGACCAACCCGTGAGCGATGGGACTTTTATCGCTCGCCGTCGCACTCTCTCGTATGGCGAGCCGCTCGCGGTCACGATCGCAGTCGAACACCTACCTGCGGTCCGACTCCGGCGGGACCGACGGATCAGCGTCGGGCTCGAGCAGCCCGATTCTCGAGGTGCTCGTCGTCTTCGCCGTCGTCTTCGTCGCGCAGGGGATCACGACGGTCGCGGGCCTGATGGGGACGTTCTTCGTCCTCGCGCCGCCGCTGACGACGAACCCGTGGACGATCGTGACGAGCGTCTACGCCCACAGCGGGCTCGGCCACCTCGTCTCGAACACCCTCGCGCTGCTCGTCTTCGGCTGGCCGGTCGCGCGGGCCACGACGCGCCTGCGCTTTCACGCCTTCTTCGCGATCACGGGTGCGATCGCGGGCGTCTCCCAGATCGTCATCACGGGCGTGCTCGCGGCACTCCCGTTCGTCCCCGTCGCGCCGACGCCGGGCGTGCTCGGTGCCAGCGGTGCCGTCTTCGCCCTGCTGGGCTATCTCGTCGCCTCGAACCGGCTCTCGACGGGGCTGGCCTCGTTCGTCACGGTCCCGCAGTGGCTGTCGATCCTCGTCTTCGTCGGGCTCGCGATCGCGGTCACGTTCGCCACCGCCTCGCCCGGCGTCGCCCTGATCGCCCACTTCACCGGGTTCCTCGTCGGAGTGGGTGCCGGCCGCGCTCGCGTATTGCAGGTCGGCTCGAGCGCTCGGTCGGACGCCGCGCGGCGCTGAGCGCTTTCGGGCCTCAAGGGGCGCGCTCGAGTGCTGCGTTCCCGTGGTGGTCGGTCACGATCCGTCCTCGAAACACAAGCTACAAATAGAAACCCGGGTTAGAAACGGGCGAGGGCTCGTAGATCAGTGGTAGATCGCTTCCTTCGCAAGGAAGAGGCCCTGGGTTCAAATCCCAGCGAGTCCACTTCTTCACGTCGCTTCGCTCTTCAGTCGTGGACTCGTCGAACATCGCAAACGCTTCGCGTTTGCTTAATCCCGACGAGTCCACTCGTTTGTACCGTGAGTAACTCGAATTTAGATTTAGATCGCTCGAGACTGCCGAACACGGCTTGGCACTGGCTGTAGCGGTCAGTCGGCCAGTGGCAACACATTCTAACCCCTTATTTCGTCGATTTCGGCGTGTAATAGCCCGGATTGCTCCTCGATCGGCGCGCGCCGCGAGGTGGGCGGGAACGAGCCCCCGCCACGCCTGACGGGGAACCACGACGGGGCCGTCGGGTTCCGTTAGGGGCGTGGCTAAGGCCACTACATCAAAATACACCGCACTGCTCCGCGACAGCGGAGTTAAAACAATACCATTGTGAAGGAACCCCATAGCCTGTTGATTAGTGAGTTACTCTTCAGACACCGCATTAGCCAATTCAGTTGGCCAGCCGCCATTTTCATCTTTAATGGTTTGTTCTAAATGATCAGCTGTAGTTTCTATAACTGACTCAGACAATTTTTCAACAATTGTGTTAAAGAACACTATTTTCTTTGCAGCTTCTGATTGAGAATAATAGTTGGGTGTGTTCCCGTGAAGTATTGGGTTTCGCTTCTCGAATAGTTCATTCACGAAATATTCTACAACATTCTCATTAAAGTGATTAGAAACAGGAGTGTTTTGCACAAGATCTCTGATATGAGGCTCTTCTATACAATTACCGGTCTGCGACTGCACTTCCAAATCATCATGATCCCGATAATTAAAGCGCCAGAAATCATCATAATCTACCTCAATAAAGATATCTACCTCTTTCTTTTCATCAAGGAAAGCAGCATATATCCATATTATATGTTCTATCTGTGGATATAATAAATTAATTACAGAGGCATAACGCCCATCCTTGTAGTTTTCCACCACTTCACTTATTATTTCCTCTCTTTCTCTTAGAGAGGGTAATTTGATAGATTCGGTTACAAGATTATCTAAATATTCATCTCCATCAACCTCTGCAACTACTGCCTGTTCAACATCGTCACCACTTTTATATTTCCTATAGAGTGTGCGTATTTCTGGGATAGTAAGGTGGGTAAGCCATCTCAGTGGGAAATCTTCAAATTCTTCTTCAAATTGGAATAAACTAGTATAGAGCTTCGGATTATATATCTGAATTGAAAAATGTTTCAAAACTCGCATCTCATCAGAGCCAATTCTTGGAAGTTCACCTTCTAAATCTTCTTCATCGTATGGAAATGTCTCAAGACTATTTTTTGCATATAGCAATCTGTTTCTCTTGTTGACTAACTCTTCATTATCAGGATTATTCAAAACTGGTTCTTTTATTGATCCTAGTATCTCTTCTTTATCGTTTCTATCGGATTTTCTTATAGTAATTAAATCTGAATACGCTGGCCCGAAAAGTTCTCGTTCAATTTCCTCTAAGTATTCTTCGGCTTCCTGTATGTATTGCTCTGCGTTGCTGTGGTAAAGGTCCACAAGCTCTTGGCTTATTTCACCTCGATCAAAATCATCCCTGACCATTTTGAATATATCATAGCAATCATCCATATTCATGTAGAAATCTACCTCCTTTTCTGAGACATGTGAGGTAAGAAGGAGTGTCTCTCCAGTCTTCACTTTGAGTTCGGTATCAAACGTCGTATCAACCCATTGTCTTCGTTGTATTTCCTCAATTATATCACCAATTATTGGTTCTTCATCAACCAATTTTGAGAATAATTTTTCTGCTTCTTCTTCGCTCTCAAGATCATCTGTTGATATATTGAAAGGATTGGTCGGGTTGTCGTCCCCCATAAGGATATTATTAGTATAGTAGATACGTATATCCACCCCTCCGTTTTGAGTTGGCGATAGTTTTCAGAGCAAATATGAAATTCAATTTAGGGGAATTGAAATAATAATTCGATTGGTATCTTTGCTTGGTCTGTCCCTCGATGGTCACCGCCCCCGTGCCATTGAAGTAATGGTAACTCGCTTGAGCGGACCATCTT from Natrinema versiforme includes these protein-coding regions:
- a CDS encoding amino acid-binding protein, with amino-acid sequence MGNPPADGDEDDPDAETDGGLRAYTVRLELVDEPGELLRALAPIADNGGNLLSIHHERGNITPRGHIPVQVDLECPPDRFDDVVEGLRGAGVNVIQAGAEHYGEEINVVLVGHLVETDLSNTLSRIEDEADAVVLDLSLAAPEGTGGISSARARLAIDSGRSSEALAAIRSIGTDKELTVVEPLLGGDA
- the tuf gene encoding translation elongation factor EF-1 subunit alpha, yielding MSDQHQNLAIIGHVDHGKSTLVGRLLYETGSVPEHVIEQHREEAEEKGKGGFEFAYVMDNLAEERERGVTIDIAHQEFSTDEYDFTIVDCPGHRDFVKNMITGASQADNAVLVVAADDGVAPQTQEHVFLARTLGIDELIIGINKMDIVDYEESTYDEVVEEVNQLLKQVQFNTEDASFIPISAFEGDNIAEESDNTPWYDGEILLEALNSLPEPEPPTDAPLRLPIQDVYTISGIGTVPVGRIETGLLNTGDNVSFQPSDVGGEVKTIEMHHEEVPKAEPGDNVGFNVRGIGKDDIRRGDVCGPADDPPSVAETFQAQIVVMQHPSVITAGYTPVFHAHTAQVACTIESIDKKMDPSSGEVAEENPDFIQSGDAAVVTIRPQKPLSIEPSSEIPELGSFAIRDMGQTIAAGKVLEVHEKE
- the rpsJ gene encoding 30S ribosomal protein S10, translated to MQQARVRLAGTSPDDLDDICDDVREIANNTGVNLSGPIPLPTKTLEVPTRKSPDGEGTATWEHWEMRVHKRLIDLDADERALRQLMRIQVPNDVSIEIVLED
- a CDS encoding homoserine dehydrogenase — its product is MKLAILGAGDVGRSVADLAGEYDHEVVALADSTTATVNPNGIAVDDALERKVGDEALGPGVPEDVFEMEYDVLVEATPTTLGDAEPGFSHVKRALEADRHVVLANKGPVAERYEELRALEADSAGSIRFEATVGGAIPVLSTVEDCTPQAVTAVRGVLNGTANFILTRMAAEGLDYEHVLAEAQDLGVAEADPTFDVDGTDAALKFVILANVLADGGFSLEDATVEGIQDIPGSALDLAAEDGRTIRLIGEATRDGVRVGPRLVPENGALAVTGTRNIVQIETRNAGSLHSSGRGAGGPETATAVLSDVGRLPPL
- a CDS encoding NifU family protein — encoded protein: MTDSEDEASLKERVEQWMAREMPIIQMHGGTSAVRAADAETGEVIIELGGGCKGCSVSDVTTGNIEAELITWPEIDEVTVRVPDARDSLGGPDQPETIMGVDRTEGGRGDWGSSNPGKDHL
- a CDS encoding rhomboid family intramembrane serine protease, whose amino-acid sequence is MASRSRSRSQSNTYLRSDSGGTDGSASGSSSPILEVLVVFAVVFVAQGITTVAGLMGTFFVLAPPLTTNPWTIVTSVYAHSGLGHLVSNTLALLVFGWPVARATTRLRFHAFFAITGAIAGVSQIVITGVLAALPFVPVAPTPGVLGASGAVFALLGYLVASNRLSTGLASFVTVPQWLSILVFVGLAIAVTFATASPGVALIAHFTGFLVGVGAGRARVLQVGSSARSDAARR